The following is a genomic window from Marinococcus sp. PL1-022.
TACGTGACGGGAACGCTTGATAGCGCGGGTCAGCTTACGCTGATATTTCGCACTTGTACCAGTTACGCGGCGTGGAAGGATCTTTCCTCTTTCTGAAATAAACTTCTTCAAGAGCTCTGTATCCTTGTAATCAATATGGGTAATTTTGTTTACTGTGAAGTAACAAACTTTCCGTCTTTTTCCTCTACGACGTGCTGCTGCTGCCATTGTTTATCCTCCTTTATAAAAGATTGTTTATGCTCTCAGGGGTTTTAAAATGGCAAATCGTCATCTGAAATGTCGATTGGCTGCCCGTTATCCGAAAACGGATCATCGTTTAAATTGGACGAATCGCGATTTTGCTGGCCTGAACCTGAACTCTGGCTGTTCTGCTGCTGAGAATAGCCGCCTCCCTGCGAAGAACCTCCGCCTCCGGATGCTCCACGCGGTTC
Proteins encoded in this region:
- the rpsR gene encoding 30S ribosomal protein S18, yielding MAAAARRRGKRRKVCYFTVNKITHIDYKDTELLKKFISERGKILPRRVTGTSAKYQRKLTRAIKRSRHVALLPFVREQ